From the genome of Mastacembelus armatus chromosome 5, fMasArm1.2, whole genome shotgun sequence:
CCTCAGGGTGAAGAGTGAAGGTTAAGCCTTACAGTGGAAGAGGTTTTGGTTTTCAGTGCTGTTAAGTTTTATGTGGGCTAATGTGTTCACTTATTTATTCGCTCTTTGTGTATGAACATTTACGAGCATGAAGAAAGCAGTGCATGTTTCATAGAggggtgtgtggtgtgtgttttgttaccGTTCTGGAGGTGAGTGGTGCAGAGGGGCTGGTGAGAGAGACCATCTCCTGGATGGCCAGGCGGAGTTTGAGTCGGTGCAGGGGGTTGCTGATGCCAATCTCCCTCTGGATCTCTGTATCTGACAGCGCTGACATGATGGCGCCGCTCTTCACATTGGCTCGACACGCTGCTACATACCACGCTGGCATACCCACCCACAGCTGGTGAGAGTCATCAAGAACAGAACATTCAACGTCAACAACAATGTCactataaaatgtcagacagaTGAAGAAGGGAGTGTAGATCTGGCTGTAATGGTCCATCTGATATTTCATATCACTGTATTTCCTTTTCAATCAGAAATAGCAGCAGCCTGGCATAGAGATACAAAATGATTAATTGTTACATATAAATTAGTGCAATACCTCTAGCCAGGAGACGACAGTAGGGCCATCCCACTGGGCAAATGGGAGACCTTTTTTCCTGGCATCTTCTAGAAGCTCGTGTCTGAAGAGGGAGTTGAAACAAAGCAGATGGAAAGgagaaacaggagagagaaggcTTGGTTAATACCTAAAacgaagaaaaaaacacacatatactcgGAGAAAGAAAcatgcttttactttttcttcaTCCTGCGGTCCCGCTCAGCCTGAGTACCCAGTTTTCCCAGAGTCATAGTGTCACCGATGCCCATTTCAAAGTctgaaatacagaaagaaactgTTAATTTCTGTGAATCTCACAGTGTCTCTCAGTGtggatctgtagtctgtgctGTACCCGATAATGCTGGTAGAGATTGTCCATCCCTGCCCACTGTCTGGTCCAGTCTACCCTTCTCCTTCTTCCCAAACAATCGGCCAATAGATGACTTGATGCCTTTCTTCGGCTTGCTGCAACCAAATAAAACAGTGCCACAGGTTAGTGGGAACTGGGGTAGTGCACAGGATATAAATCATCACCTGACTGAGATTTATTTCTGTCATGGCGACACATGTTGCCTGTGTATGGAGAAAAATGGTTTTGATTTTTGCTTATATGTGCCTACCTGAATGTGTGAAGTTGGTAGAGAGGAATCTAATGGGGAAAGAgcttgtgtgcgtgcgtgcgtgcgtgcgtgtgtgtgtgtgtgtgtgtgtgtgtgcatttttaccCTCGACCATCCTCTAGACTGCCTGTGAACTGGGCAAAATTGGTGTCTAGCCGTAAACTGcggggggaggagggaggagacgTCTCACACTTGATAGTAGCTTTGTCCACTTCCACTGGAGACTAGAGGAGTTACAAAAGCAATTCTGTCACACAATCCAGTCAGACAAAATGCACTGTGATAATACTTGTGTTTGCAGACTTACTGCTACTTTCCTGCGGTGTTTCCTTAAGTCACTTGGCtatcagaaacaaaacaacacacgtTATAAAGAAACGGACGCTTGCTTATGGTCAGTATGCTGCTATTTGTGTGTGACGGAGTGTGTGTGCTCTCTGACCAGAGTCATGATGCCTAGATGATGGCTGGTGTTGCGTCCATGGTGTTTAGGTGTAGAATGGCCACTGGTGGGTGGGGAAGAGGATGATGCCAGGGACTGGGCGGTAGCTGAGGTGGGCAAGGCCCGGGGTCTAAGTGTCACATTGAGTCCAtccatgctgctgctgttcacccGAGACTCAAGCTCATCAGAGCGCAGGTCTGCTGATTCCCTCTCCACCTGGATCATCCTGCACAGACACgcacaagcatgcacacatgcatagtTAATATCAAACCTTAATTAACATATACATcatgttctgttctgttgtaATACACAGATGTAATTTGTAAGATCATCATGTTTTCATATCATAGCACATCACAGATTTCTTTATTgttcacatccatccatccattatctatagccGCTTATTCCTATACATTCTTAgagtcccagggatctgctggagcctatcccagctctctttgggtgaaaggcaggggtccaccctggacaggtcaccagtccatcacagggccacatagagacaaacaacctcacacactcacactcactcctatgggcaatttagagtcaccaatcaacctgacatacatgtttttggactgtgggaggaaaccagagcttCCTAACCCTAACTGGAGtagttcaatttaaaaaaaaagtaatcatccttaaaaaaaacacacagttttaaacAATGGTTGTGATAAATTGAGGGACTCTTGCTTTTTGGCCATTTTGCATTTTCTCTCCAGAAACATATTCTGAGTTGTCACAACAGGACCTTGTTTACTGTAAACTGCAATAAACAGCATCCTCCTCCAGCAGAAACCAGAACTGAAGAATGGTGAGTGTTATCTACATGCTACCATCTCTCTATCTAATGCCACTATCAGTTCTGGTGCATCGTGTCTGGCCACAGGCTGCATTATTTGCTGCACTGTATTATCTTCACAATGTTTCTATTGTAATTATTTGTGGTATTATCTTTCATACTTTGTTCTCTTATCTCTATCGTGTTTCTTGTTGCTTTGCTGACCCAGTTTCCTCATTGGTATCATGAAACTGTCATGTGCCGTAATCTAATGTGCCTGCAATATGTCACCTTATCTCTTCATTGATAGCGTCAAGCTGCTCCTGCAGCATGAGAGCAAGAGTCTGAGCATCTGACTGGCCGCTCGGAGAGAGCAGGGCAGAGCTAACGTCGTCATCCAAGTCTGACTCTGCCTCGATGTCGCTGCCGAGGAGGTGGCTGACGCTCCCACGTAGAGATGGGTAGTCCTGCTCAAACACCGCGCACACCTgaacacaataaatacacaagCTTTAACATTAATACATGATATATGATAGAATGCACTATATGAACAAGCCCCCATTAAATGTgcacatgtaaaaatacaacagGACACTTGTGAAAGTATGTGGGCAGTTGTGAGAACAAATGGATGAGCAAGGAACTTACATCAGACAGCATGTCCATGGCAGCAggtgagagacaggaagaaggAGAGGTTAGTAGAGAATGGTATGTTAGACATGAAGATCATCAGACATCAGCCAAGCAATCAAGACACTTATTGGCAAAGATGACGTGAACTTTGATAAAGCACTGGTACGGAGCTGAATGTGGTTAGAAGAACAGCTGACATATGATCTTGTCCGCTGTAGTCTGCTTAGTTCAGGTGTACGTGCAGCTGTTTGGCTCGATAAAGACATGATTAGCACCTTGTTTGGGTCGTCTCGTAACGCAGACAGTCTGCCCTTCTGTGCCCTCCTGATCACAGTCGTGCTGTAGTGGCCATCTTGGCCTTCCACCACAGAAAAGCGAAGGTCACTGACACTACCAAGGTGAGATCTGTAATTAAAGACACAGAGTACATCAATATTGTTCAAACCctatattttacagtgaataTTGAAGAACGTGTGTCAAGGAGCTGTGCCTTTGCCTACCGAGGGTGCGTTCCATCTCCAAACACTCCACTGCGGCGTTTCAGATGGTCGATCTCATTTCTCAACTTTTCTATTTCTCCAATCAGCCGTTCCTGAGTGACAGTGAAGTTGTATTGTCAAGgtatttagattttttattaaaataaagtaGTAATCAAAGCTACTTCAATACAAGTAAAAAGTATAGAGTTAATATCAAGTTACAGCCAGCAAAACTGGATAGTGAGAAAATCATCTAGCAATCCAAAAATTCACATGGTCCCTGTGCCAGGCCAAGAAGTAGTCTGGCACATGACCATCTGTAAATTCTCAATGCATAATTGCACTTTAGTTAAATTCCTAAATGATCATGTGTGCGAGTTCAGCAAAGAGAGAACAGTGATTTTCAGCAGTATGTGAATTGGTGAATTCTTACTAACCCTGGTGTGGTGAAATTCTTCAAGCTGTTTCTGGCAGTTCTCAAGGTCCTGAATAAGGGAGttctagaaaaaaataaaaaaccacGTCAAAACAAATCTGTGTTATGCTTTTTTCACTTGTTCTTAACAACAATATGAGCTGCCAATGCttagatgaatgtgtgtgtataggccTTGCCTTGTCCTCCAGGGCAGCCATGCGTTCTTTCAAATGGAGCTGCAGCCTTTCATTGGACTCGGTGAGCAGACGATCCACAGTGTCAGATAAACGTTTGTTGTGCTCCTCAttcattttctccctctgtcgAGCCTGATGAGCGGAGACAGAACCAGACAGGCGGAATAACATCATCAAATTTATCTCTTTGACACAGACTCTATTTAAGTGTATTTACGCTGCTAATCAAGCATCTCTGCATGGATTAAAGGATGAAGTGTGCATTTAGCCCAAGATCACCAGCTGCCAGATATAGGTCTTCTTGGCCAACAATAGATCTCACAGCCAGAATGATTTAATTACAGTCATTTATGTGACGTTAAGAAGGGGTTAAATGCCTTCTCTTAAATGGGAAGCGCTGTGCTTAATATGCATTCTACAGTAATTTCATTAAAGTAAattaacagacacacatgtgCATCCTCTTCCAACTAAAAATAGGCATGAAgtcacaaagagagagacagaaatgagCCCTGCGTGAATTATTCAGAGTCTAAAGATAGCAGCGAATcagtcttgtgtgtgtgtatggggagGGGGGGATCAGGATATGTTGATTATAAATGAAAATTCAAATTCATGTAAAATGCACCAGAAAACTGAAGAGGTCTTTTAATGTGTGTCTATCCTGTATCTGTTTGTACATGTGCCAGGTGTATGCATGAAGGAGCACAAAGCCAAGAGTCAAGGCGTCCAACTAATGTGAAGCATCAGCCCAcgcacacactcgcacacactcacacacacacacacacacacacacacactcaaacatgaATTGCACAGTGCATAGTGTGAGGTCAGAGAAACCCTGCAGggctgttgcacacacacatacacaaatacacgcacacatacacgcacacacacacacacacacacacacacacacacacggacccGTCCTAGCTCTTGGTTCTTTTCCTCCAGTTGTG
Proteins encoded in this window:
- the ppfia4 gene encoding liprin-alpha-4 isoform X5 → MVRQRKDGDSVERTDGSKPTWKRLPNGSIDAHDDGSRVTELQELLDRTNKELAQSREHSANLNARVAELEAELANARRELSRSEELSLKQQREQREREDMEERITTLEKRYLAAQRETTHIHDLNDKLENELATKDSLHRQSEEKVRQLQEMLEMAEQRLAQTMRKAETLPEVEAELAQRVAALSKAEERHGNVEERLRQLESQLEEKNQELGRARQREKMNEEHNKRLSDTVDRLLTESNERLQLHLKERMAALEDKNSLIQDLENCQKQLEEFHHTRERLIGEIEKLRNEIDHLKRRSGVFGDGTHPRSHLGSVSDLRFSVVEGQDGHYSTTVIRRAQKGRLSALRDDPNKVCAVFEQDYPSLRGSVSHLLGSDIEAESDLDDDVSSALLSPSGQSDAQTLALMLQEQLDAINEEIRMIQVERESADLRSDELESRVNSSSMDGLNVTLRPRALPTSATAQSLASSSSPPTSGHSTPKHHGRNTSHHLGIMTLPSDLRKHRRKVASPVEVDKATIKCETSPPSSPRSLRLDTNFAQFTGSLEDGRGKPKKGIKSSIGRLFGKKEKGRLDQTVGRDGQSLPALSDFEMGIGDTMTLGKLGTQAERDRRMKKKHELLEDARKKGLPFAQWDGPTVVSWLELWVGMPAWYVAACRANVKSGAIMSALSDTEIQREIGISNPLHRLKLRLAIQEMVSLTSPSAPLTSRTSSGNVWVTHEEMENLASSTKATLAYGDMNHEWIGNEWLPSLGLPQYRSYFMESLVDARMLDHLTKKDLRSHLKMVDSFHRASLQYGIMCLKRLNYDRKDLERRREDSQHDMKDVLVWTNEQVIHWVQSIGLREYSTNLLESGVHGALIALDETFDYSSLALILQIPMQNTQARQVLEREFNNILALGTDRRLEESGDDKSFRRSPSWRKRFRAREGGTGLGMMAGSMETLPAGFRMPSMSMPPSMNLMPKKQLQPEGVLHKKYFLLSSSNVFLCLFL